In Novipirellula artificiosorum, the genomic window TCGGGCTCTTTATCAATCCGGGAGTGGTGCCGGCAGCGAACGAAGAAGCCTTGCCAAGATTCAATCGTTCTTTCGAGTATGACGACGTCAGCGATCGCTACGCCCGCTTTTTACTCGAAGAGATGATTCCCTTTGTGGAATCAAATCACGATCTGACGATCAGTGATGATCCGAACGATTGTGGGATTTGTGGCGCCAGTTCGGGGGCCATTGCTGCATTCGCCGTTGCATGGAACCGCCCCGATGCGTTTCGTCGCGTCTATTCGATGATTGGAACCTATGTGGGACTGCGCGGTGGCGACGAGTTGGCGACATGGGTCCGTAAAACGGAACCGAAGCCGCTGAGGATCTTTTTGCAGGACGGGTCGAATGACCTGAATATTTACGCTGGCGATTGGTGGATGGCAAACCAAACCCTGAGCCGGGCCTTGGATTGGGCGGGGTACGAACACAATCATGTATGGGGAGAGGGGCAGCATAACCATCACCATGGGGCAGCAATCTTTCCCGACGCGATGCGATGGTTGTGGAAGGACTACCCCAAACCGATTGCCACGCATTGGGATCGCTCGTCGAGTCGGGCGAACGAAATGTTGGTCAACGGGGCTGGGTGGGAAAAGATCGGTGATGGGTATCGATGGGCCGAAGGGTTGGCGATCAACGATCAGGGAACACTGTTTTTCAGCGATGTTCCAGCAGGAAAAATCTATCGTGTCGTCGACGGCCATGAACCTGAGCTGTTCATCGAAGACTCGGGAGAAGCAAACGGATTGGCGCTTGGGCCTGATGGACGATTGTACGGTGCGAGTCGCAAGCTTAAGAAAATTCTGGCTTGGGACTTGAAGACTGGGAATTCCGAGGTGGTCGTAGAGGGTTTGGCCAGCAACGACTTGGTGGTTTTGAACAACGGGTCGATCTACGTCACCGATCCGGTCGGAAAGAAAGTGTGGTTGATTGACCCCTCGACGAAGAAGGCCCGTGTGGTGGACACCTTTGATGGATGCAATGGCATCACGGTCAGCCCCGATCAAACGTTGTTGTATGTTGCCCATTTTGATGGGCGTTTTATCTACAGCTACCAGATTGCCGATGATGGATCGTTACGGTTCAAGCAGCCCTACTTTCATCTGCATCTTCCTGCCGTGGGTACCGCAAGCCATGCCGACGGGATGTGTACCAGTGCCGAGGGGTGGTTGCTGAGCGCAACGGAATCGGGGATTCAAGTATTTGACCAGCCAGGCCGGGTGAATTTAATCGTTCCTAAGCCGGGGTGGGGCCGACGGGTTTGCTATGTGCGACTGCACGGGAACACGATGTATGCCGCGACAGCGGATGCGGTTTGGAAGCGAACCGTTAAACTCAACGCATCCAAACCGTTCGAGGCACCGGTTTTGCCACCTAAGCCAGGGCTTTAACCATCATCTGCATCTTACGGATGATTTGCCCCTCTGAGCATCACATCGAGCACCTCGGATCGAGTAGACTGCGTAAGCCGAGTTGGCGAAGGCGTTGAATCTCTATCACCTGATCGTTGGAACCGTTTTTTATGTTTCGTGTTGCGCTGCGTCCTCTTGCGGTATGGGTATCGTTTTGCGGTGCCGCGGTGCTATTCGGTTCCACGGCGCTCGCTCAGTCTGATGATGCGGATGACCCAACGGCGTCGCCCAAGGTAACGCTTTCGATCGCTCCCGGGGGGACACAACGCAACGTTGCGGGGCGTTGGGCGACGGCATCGGTCGGCGGGTTTAATCGGTCGGACGTTGACGCCACCGAGACCGCCGTGGTGATGCTTGGCGATGATGGTCAACAGCAATATGCCCGCCGGATTTGGATCCCGCCCCATGCGACTCGTCGATCATGGTTGCCGATCAAGATCCCCCGCGGCTTGCCGTTGGGTCAGGTTCAATTAGATATGTCGTCGATTCACGTGAAGAATGGAGATCGAGGCGAGTCATACCAGTCCAACGTTGTCGGAATGCCGGTCAGTGAGCGTTCGTTGCTGTTGTCATGGGAGCCGTCGCGAACGGCGGTCATCCTCGATTCTTCCGATTTGCGAGAAGCCGATCCTGAGCATCGGGGTTTGTTGATCGACACGATCTATACCGCGCGAGATTGGCAGGGAAGCTCAGGGCAAGACTTGGGGTTGGTTCATTTGAATGAACGATTTCTTCCGCCGGGCGCGAGGACCTTCGATCCGATCGACCAGATCGTGATTGCGAACGACCGACTGCTTGAGGACAGCGTGGGAGTCGCGCGCCTCCAATCGTGGCTTCATGGTGGTGGGCGAGTTTGGATCATGATCGATCAAGTCGATGCCGAATCGGTATCGGCACTGCTGGGGACGGCGCCGTGTTACAGTGTTGTGGACCGTGTCGAGTTAAGCGACTTCGAGGTCCGTTTGCCTGACGTTTATGGTTTGTCGGGAAATCTTGGCAATGAAGCTTGGTCTTCGGAAACTCCTGTCGAGCTATTGCGAGTTTTCGCCGAATCCGACGACGTTGCTTGTACGATTGATGGCTGGCCAGCTGCCTTTTGGAAAAGGTTTGGTCGCGGTGAAGTGTTGTTCACGGCGCTTGGGGCGCGCGGATGGGTTAAGGAAGGGAAATCGACAGGCGCCATGCAGGCGATCTCCTCTCGCTTTTTTGTTCGACGTCTGGAATCGCCCACCTATTCGAAGCTTCTGAGCCCGTTGTTGGAGGACCAGATTGGATACAAGATCCCCGGACGCAACGTGGTTGCTGTGGTGTTGGGGGGGCATCTTGCTGTGGTTGCGCTGATCGGTTTTTGGCTTTGGCGTCGTCAATCGTCTCAGCACCTCGCTTGGATCATTCCTTGTGCTGCAATCGTCGCCGGCGGTGCCTTGTTCGCGATCGGAAAACAGCACACGTCGTCGGTTGCTGCCACGATCGCGACCGGACAGATTGCTCAGGTTGTCCCGGAAAGTTCTCAAGTCCAAGTCCATGCGGTTTCCGCACTCTACAGCGACAACACGCGATCGTTGGGGATCACCTCATCGGCGACGACCACGGCGGGTTTCGTGCATCGAGAATCGTCGGGTGAACTGAGCCGCATCGTTTGGGACGATTCCGGTGCCGCTCAGTGGCTCGACCTTACCCAGCCTCCGGGCATTGTACGACATGTCGAAAGCGACTCCATCATTACGGTCCAAGAACCGTGGTCATTTCGGGGCCGGTTCAACAGCAAGGGGTTTCAGGGCAGCATCGAAGGGTTGGCTGACCATCGTTGTCAAGATGCGGTGATTGTGGCAGCGGGCTCCCCGTCGTTGGCCGTGCATCTTGATGACCCATCGAAGGTGACGACGAGCGAACCAGGTGACACCTTGCCGCCGAACCAATTCCTAAGCGACAGCATGCTGTCCGACACACAGCAGGTGCGTCAGCAGTTGATGCGTCAATTGATGGGAGCGGGGTCGCCTTTGGTGGGACGAGATCCGACACTCGTTGTGTGGACCGATCCCGTCGAGTCAGGATTGGCGATTGACGGGGACTACGCTCGCACCGGGTCGGCGATGGCACTCTTGCCGGTCTGTATCGAACGGACAGCCGTGGGAGAGCGTTTCAGCGTTCCTGCCACGTTCGTTCGGTTAGAGCCATGGAATCGGTCCAGCGGAGTCTCTTCGTTTTTTGACGCCGAACGAGGCCAATGGCCGAGTCAAATCAATCGGCCGTTGGATATCGCCATCACCTGCATCCCTCCGTCCGAACTGCAGCCGTGCCAACTTGAGCGTGCGATCGTTACCATCAAGGTCAATGCGCCTTCGCGGAATTTGGAAGTGAGGGGTCGCGTTGGCGAACGATTTGTTTCTCTTGAGTCCATCAAGAACCCGAGTGGCGTGTTGCGGTTCGAAATTACCGATCGCGAGGCACTTCGGTTGGACGCGGATGGGGGCATGCCGTTGATGATCTCCGTTCAGCAGACCGATCAAGAACGCGCAGCGATGGATGCGTTGGAAGATGCCGGCAACCGCGGTGACACCTACAGACCCGATAGCGTCAACCAAGATACTTGGCAGATTGATTATGTTCACGTCAGCCTGGAAGGCATTCGGAGATAACCTTGAGTGATTCAGAAGTGGTCGTTGAAACCTTCAACTTGACCAAGCATTACGGAGACTTTGTCGCGCTCGATTCGTTGTCGCTGCAGGTCGGCAAGGGCCAAATCCTTGGGTTCATTGGCCCCAACGGGTCAGGCAAAACGACGACCATTCGGATTCTGGTTGGGTTGCTGAAACCGACGAGTGGGTACGCACGAATTGCGGGAGCCGATTGTTTGCAGGATGCAGGCAAGATTCGTCGCATGGTGGGCTACATGCCCGACGATTTCGCTGCCTACAACAACATGCGGGTCAATGAATACCTTGATTTTTTCGGCGCCGCTTACGGGATCGGGCGCAAACCACGTCTTCAGCGGATCGACGAGGTGCTGGAAATAACGTCAGCGACCCATATGAAGGACTTGTTTGTCGACGCCCTGAGTCGGGGAATGCAGCAAAAAGTCGCAATCGCTCGAACGTTGATGCACGACCCGCAAGTCATGATCTTGGACGAACCTGCAAATGGTCTCGATCCGCAAGCTCGCATCGAGATGCGAGGCATGTTGATGCGACTTGCTGAGCTCGGAAAAACGCTCATCGTGACCAGCCATATCTTACCGGAATTAGCACGCGTCTGCGATTTGGTTGCGATGATCACCAAAGGCCGACTTCGCGCCTTTGGGACACTTGACGACATCATGCGGAACGTAAAACAGCGAAGGACGTTTGAGTTGTTAGTGCTGGAGCACGATCAGGTCGAGATGGCAGCAAATCGGGTGCGGGATTGGCTTGCCACACATCCTGTGGATGAGGCCGTTGAAGCCAGTGATGTGACGGGATCCACAGCAGAGATGATTGTTCGCTTTACGACCCGTTTGTCGGATCCTCAACTTGCCCCTTTGTTGACACACTTGGTGGGCCAAGGGCAGAGTGTTGCTCAGTTCCGCGAGGTGATGACCGATCTTGAAGACGCTTTTCTCTGCGTTGCTGGCGCGGACGACGCTGCCGATGACGTTGCGTCTGCATCCCGAACCGCAGCGGTGGCTGGTGAATCCCGGGGGGACAACAGCTGATGAACCCTTTGATCAGGCGAGAGTTTTTTGGGATTTTGAGAGCGCCCAAGGCATTGGTGATGCTGTTGGCGTTGACATTTGCGTTTTCGGTAGGAGTGCTGATGCGTTGGCCGTCCGATGCATCCGTCGATTTGAGCGGTGAACAATCGATGCAGGTGTTTCGGATTTTCGGTTACGGGCTACTGGCAGGTGTTGTTTTTTTGGTGCCTGCGTTTCCCGCGACTTCCGTGGTCAATGAAAAGAAGAGTGGTACCTTGGCGTTGTTGTTGAATTCGCCCATGACCGCTTGGGGGATCTACTTTGGTAAGCTTTCGGGGGTGTTGCTTTTTAGTCTGTTGGTGCTGCTGAGCAGTTTGCCGGGATCGGCAGCTTGTTTTGCGATGGGAGGGATCTCGGCTTGGGATCAGCTTGGCATGCTTTACCTGATCTTGTTCGTCCTTGTCGTGCAGTATGCCACGGTTGGGATGTTGGTCAGCAGTTTTGTTCAATCGAGTGATGCGGCCGTACGAATCACCTATGCGGTTGTGTTGGGGTTGCTTTTTCTGACCCTCCTGCCGGCTGCGTTTTTGCGTGGCACAGGAAACGGGGGCGGCTTTGCCTTGTCGATCGCAGCGGTGATGCGATATTTCTCACCGCTGCCTGCCGTGATGGAGATCATGCGTCACAGCGACGTTGCGGCAGGGGGACTCAAAGAAACCTCAACGGCTGGAGGCTTTGTTTGGGTCACACTGAGCAGCAGCGTGGTGTTGGCCTTGATCACGCTGTCACGATTGAACTATCGGATATTTGACCAGTCGCGTGAACAGGGGGTGATGACCAACGAGCGGGGAGCGATGGCGCGCGCCGCTCGACGAATCTTCTATGTCGTCGATCCACAACGGCGAAAGTCGGGGATCCCCTGGTATTTGAATCCGGTGATGGTGAAAGAGTTTCGCTCGAGACGTTTTGGCCGCTCTCAGTGGTTGTTGCGTTTGGTTGCCGCGTGTGCGGTCGTTTCCTTGGTGCTGACCGTTTTAGCAGCCACCAGTGTCACGTCTTGGGGCGTTGAAAAGATCGGCGGATTGTTGGTGTTGTTGCAGGTGGTCTTGATCGTTGTCCTAACACCAAGCTTGGCATCAGGATTGATCAGCAGCGAACGCGACAACAACGGTTGGGACTTGCTGCGGATGACGCCTTTGTCCTCGGTGCAGATTTTGCGCGGAAAGCTGCTAAGCGTGGTTTGGACTCTGGCATTGGTGTTGATGGCAACGCTGCCGGGTTATCTGATGATGGTGATGATACTGCCTTCAACCTGGCTACAGGTCTATTTGGTTCTGATTTGTTTGGTTTGGACAGCGATCTATGTTTTGGCACTCAGTTCCTCGGTCGGTAGTTTGTTTCGATCGACGGCGGTATCCACCACCGTATCATATGTGGTTGTAATTGCCGTCTTCTTGACGCCCCTGCTGGTTTGGCTCGGCCGTGACACACCGTTCGGCCACGATACGGTTCGATCGGCGCTACTGGCCACGCCCGTGGCTGCAGCGCTCAGTGTGATTGCAGTACCCGGTTTTGAAACGTTCGACCTGCTTCCTGCGGCGTGGTGGATTGCCGGTTTGGCATCTGCATTCTTTTTTCTACTGATGGCAGCTCAGGTGTGGCGATTAACGAGGACAGTTTGATGGAGGCGATACGAGAACGCTTGGTCTATCTGGTGATGGGGCTCGTCATTTTTGCGGTGAACACCGCGCATGCGGAGGGGTTTCCAGAGCAATATGATTTGGCGATGGATCGGCGACCGACCATTCCCGAGAGCCAAATCGCCTATGCTTTTCCAGATGGCTTGAAGGATCTATGGACGCGTGGGCTCGATCAGCCCGATGCAGAGCTTCAGCGAATGCTGATCGACACGTTAGCCATCGCTCACCAACAGGGCTTGTCGGGGATGACCGATGCGACCCCAAAGTTGTTGGCCCTGTTGCAAACACCGGGTCAGGAAATGGATGTATTGGTCGCAGCGGCACAAACCTTGGTGATCCTCGACGCGAAAGACCACGCAGCGACATTAGCGAACTCAGCGATGCAATATGGGCCGTCGCTGTCGCAGATTGTTGAACCTGCGATCGCCGCTTGGAAGTCTCCGGTCATGCTGGCAACGTGGATTGAGCGGATCGAAAGTGGCAAAGCGGACCAGAGAATGTTGGCCCTGGCGATCGATGGACTGGGCAAGTTGCAAGCGACGGAGGCAACGAACTCTCTCGAGCGATTGTTGTTTTCTGTATACGAACCCACCTCGGTTCGAATGTCCGCCGCGCGTGCATTGGGGCGAATTCATCATTCGGGTATGGTCGAGGTCGCTGATCGATTAATCCAATTGAATTCGACGTCTGATGACGATCAACGCCTACCCGAGCTGAATCCGTTGCTTGCGATTGAGGTGTTGGCCAATCACGATGACGTCGAAACGGTGACGCTGATGAACTTGTTGGCCAGCCATCCGAGCACTCCGGTGCAATCAAGGGCACTGGGTCGGCTTTACGAGATTGACCCAGAATTGGTTGATCCCCACATTGACCGCGTGATTTCCAGCCGAGATGTGAATGTTCGTCGGTGGTGTGCGTTGTCCATGATCGACCAACAAGCCATTGATCGCATCAAGACGCTTGCGCCGCTGATGCAGGACATCAATCCTGGACTTCGCCGCGACGTGGCACTCGGTTTGATTCGGTTGGCAGCTTTGCCCAACTTGACTGACGAGGTGATCGAACGGACCCGTGACGTCATGAATCAACATCAATGGCAGGGATGTGAGCAGGCCTGTTTTGTGATGGCGAAACTTGATTACAAACCGAGCGGAAGTCGGATGGTTGAACTGCTTGGCCACCCCCGCGGTGAGGTTCGAGTTGCTTCGGCTTGGGGCTTAACGCAATTGCGTCTCAGCGAGTGGTTGCCGGATATGCTTGAACATGCGCAGCGGGTTTACGATGGGTTCAGATCGGGTGAATTCAACGATGACATGCGGGGGTATTCGCTACAGCAAGCCCATCTGTTCATTGCGTTTGGCGACCAAATGTATCGTCCTGCGGATGCGTTGATGCGGAACTATCTACCAAAACGCAAGACGCTTGGGCACTTGTCGCGTCCCGCCGCAGCGTGGGCGTTGGGGCTACTTTACGAAGATGATCCTCAAGAAGACTTGATCACGATCCTTGAAGAACGACTGAACGATGTCGATAGCATGGATCCGGAATCGCTCCGTATGCGGTCCAAGTGCGCGATCACTTTGGGGCGAATGAATGCAGAATCCGCGTTGGAATCCTTGCGTTCGAATGCGAACTCGTGCGGTGGATGCTATTGGGCGATCGAGCGGATTACCGGAGAGCCCGCACCCGATCCGGGGACATTCACCACCGAAATCGACGGATGGGTCTTGGAACCGTTAACGATGCCTTGACCTCACCCACCGAAGAGACGCAATCGGTGTTCCCGTTTCGAACTCAAAGTCCGATTTTTAGGAATTGACGGCGTGCGGGATTCAAAGCCTTGTCTCACGCGGTCGTATTCGTCGCAGTGGATTTCATCAAAGTAAGGGTTGTCCTGCTCAGGAGTGAAATGCGGTCACAGAGATTTCACGCCAGGGCAAGACCGACGCAGAAGAGACTACAACGGGAAGTCGTCCTCCGCAGCGGTGTCCGCATACAAAGGCATGTGCCGGTAATAGACTTCCAAGATCATCGTTGCAAAGGCAGTACTCGCCAAGCGCCCTCCTTCACGCGGTCCACGATGCGAATGGCTGTTGGGGAAATGCCAACTGCCTTTCGCACCTGGGGCTTGCGACTGTGCGTTGACCAGCCAATCGCGAAGTTCGACGTTGAATTTATCCCATTCTAATCCGCCATAGTGACGCAGCACCTGAGCGGCGTAATAGTCGTAGTAAATATCGTCTTTCTTGACGCCCATCCGTGTCAGTTCCTTCACTCCGCCGATGATACCTGGATGGTCCTTGTCCCAACCGGTGTACATTCGGCACAGCAGTCCCATCGCGGTGCATCCTTCGTGGCTTTTGGTTGGCTTGGTATCGTAGCCGTACTTGGCTCCGTCTTCCGATTGGACTTTGTTCAAGAACAAGATTGATCCTTGCACGGCGGTTGGCGGAATGACCAAGTGCCCCATATGCCCGCTCTTAAGCGCCATCACTTGCCAACCGGTCACTGACGTATCACCTCCATTGGGTGCTTTCGGTTGATACCGCCATCCACCGTCGCGACCTTGCGCGTAGACGATGTAATTCAACGCGGCTTGTGCCGGCCCGGCAAGCGCGGTGTCACCGGTCATCGCATAAGCTTCACTCAGCGTAATGGCTGCCAGCCCGTGCGAGTACATGTTGCCACCGCTCTCGCGCAGATCCAACACTGGCATGCCTTGTTGCTTTCCTGATTTGCCGCTGGTTGCTAGAAACAACAACCCCGCTCGGATGCGGTCTTTGTATTCGCCGTACATGTGCGTTTGCCCCGCTCCCAAGAACGGCAACAGCGCCAACGAAGTCGCCGCGATGTGGGCATCGGCTCGGTCGGATTCGCCGGGATCCCCGCATCGATTGCGGCAAACTCGGTTATGTTGGAACGTCCAGGCGCCGTTGGGCATTTGGTGAAGCGACAACCATTTCAACGCGTCGCCAACGGCTGATTCGCTGCTGGCGTTGCCACCGTAATCGCGGAGCAGTTTCTTTTTCATCTCGTTGCTGCGACTACTCATCGGCGCCGCTGCGGATCCTGCTAACGTTTGCAGCGACGCGGCGACAGGTGCCATTTCCGCAGCCAGATCATTCATATTGATCGTTACCGCCTCGATTTGAAGCGGAGCGACTGCTTCAGGTTCGACCATGTCCATTTGTTCGGCCACCTCAACCGTTTGGTCGACCACTTCTTCCATCTCGGCCAAGTCGCCTGGA contains:
- a CDS encoding SMP-30/gluconolactonase/LRE family protein, translated to MSMTVSWFVAVRQVTLAVCVSVTAFLSSPMGAAEDAVDYPVPREAVRSEGIPVGKLIHGVFADSQIFPGTERDYWVYVPVQLDADTMAPIMVFQDGKNYCREDRGARATIVFDNLIEEGAMPPTIGLFINPGVVPAANEEALPRFNRSFEYDDVSDRYARFLLEEMIPFVESNHDLTISDDPNDCGICGASSGAIAAFAVAWNRPDAFRRVYSMIGTYVGLRGGDELATWVRKTEPKPLRIFLQDGSNDLNIYAGDWWMANQTLSRALDWAGYEHNHVWGEGQHNHHHGAAIFPDAMRWLWKDYPKPIATHWDRSSSRANEMLVNGAGWEKIGDGYRWAEGLAINDQGTLFFSDVPAGKIYRVVDGHEPELFIEDSGEANGLALGPDGRLYGASRKLKKILAWDLKTGNSEVVVEGLASNDLVVLNNGSIYVTDPVGKKVWLIDPSTKKARVVDTFDGCNGITVSPDQTLLYVAHFDGRFIYSYQIADDGSLRFKQPYFHLHLPAVGTASHADGMCTSAEGWLLSATESGIQVFDQPGRVNLIVPKPGWGRRVCYVRLHGNTMYAATADAVWKRTVKLNASKPFEAPVLPPKPGL
- a CDS encoding ABC transporter ATP-binding protein produces the protein MSDSEVVVETFNLTKHYGDFVALDSLSLQVGKGQILGFIGPNGSGKTTTIRILVGLLKPTSGYARIAGADCLQDAGKIRRMVGYMPDDFAAYNNMRVNEYLDFFGAAYGIGRKPRLQRIDEVLEITSATHMKDLFVDALSRGMQQKVAIARTLMHDPQVMILDEPANGLDPQARIEMRGMLMRLAELGKTLIVTSHILPELARVCDLVAMITKGRLRAFGTLDDIMRNVKQRRTFELLVLEHDQVEMAANRVRDWLATHPVDEAVEASDVTGSTAEMIVRFTTRLSDPQLAPLLTHLVGQGQSVAQFREVMTDLEDAFLCVAGADDAADDVASASRTAAVAGESRGDNS
- a CDS encoding ABC transporter permease subunit, encoding MNPLIRREFFGILRAPKALVMLLALTFAFSVGVLMRWPSDASVDLSGEQSMQVFRIFGYGLLAGVVFLVPAFPATSVVNEKKSGTLALLLNSPMTAWGIYFGKLSGVLLFSLLVLLSSLPGSAACFAMGGISAWDQLGMLYLILFVLVVQYATVGMLVSSFVQSSDAAVRITYAVVLGLLFLTLLPAAFLRGTGNGGGFALSIAAVMRYFSPLPAVMEIMRHSDVAAGGLKETSTAGGFVWVTLSSSVVLALITLSRLNYRIFDQSREQGVMTNERGAMARAARRIFYVVDPQRRKSGIPWYLNPVMVKEFRSRRFGRSQWLLRLVAACAVVSLVLTVLAATSVTSWGVEKIGGLLVLLQVVLIVVLTPSLASGLISSERDNNGWDLLRMTPLSSVQILRGKLLSVVWTLALVLMATLPGYLMMVMILPSTWLQVYLVLICLVWTAIYVLALSSSVGSLFRSTAVSTTVSYVVVIAVFLTPLLVWLGRDTPFGHDTVRSALLATPVAAALSVIAVPGFETFDLLPAAWWIAGLASAFFFLLMAAQVWRLTRTV
- a CDS encoding HEAT repeat domain-containing protein, whose product is MEAIRERLVYLVMGLVIFAVNTAHAEGFPEQYDLAMDRRPTIPESQIAYAFPDGLKDLWTRGLDQPDAELQRMLIDTLAIAHQQGLSGMTDATPKLLALLQTPGQEMDVLVAAAQTLVILDAKDHAATLANSAMQYGPSLSQIVEPAIAAWKSPVMLATWIERIESGKADQRMLALAIDGLGKLQATEATNSLERLLFSVYEPTSVRMSAARALGRIHHSGMVEVADRLIQLNSTSDDDQRLPELNPLLAIEVLANHDDVETVTLMNLLASHPSTPVQSRALGRLYEIDPELVDPHIDRVISSRDVNVRRWCALSMIDQQAIDRIKTLAPLMQDINPGLRRDVALGLIRLAALPNLTDEVIERTRDVMNQHQWQGCEQACFVMAKLDYKPSGSRMVELLGHPRGEVRVASAWGLTQLRLSEWLPDMLEHAQRVYDGFRSGEFNDDMRGYSLQQAHLFIAFGDQMYRPADALMRNYLPKRKTLGHLSRPAAAWALGLLYEDDPQEDLITILEERLNDVDSMDPESLRMRSKCAITLGRMNAESALESLRSNANSCGGCYWAIERITGEPAPDPGTFTTEIDGWVLEPLTMP
- a CDS encoding prenyltransferase/squalene oxidase repeat-containing protein → MATVTEPILATLVADEDARVESHPSDDDYAPQQRFLLFRVMPAWMISMFVHVIILLVLGLITVGTPAKVVNVLSARGTGEEGPEMEEFAIEPMDPGDLAEMEEVVDQTVEVAEQMDMVEPEAVAPLQIEAVTINMNDLAAEMAPVAASLQTLAGSAAAPMSSRSNEMKKKLLRDYGGNASSESAVGDALKWLSLHQMPNGAWTFQHNRVCRNRCGDPGESDRADAHIAATSLALLPFLGAGQTHMYGEYKDRIRAGLLFLATSGKSGKQQGMPVLDLRESGGNMYSHGLAAITLSEAYAMTGDTALAGPAQAALNYIVYAQGRDGGWRYQPKAPNGGDTSVTGWQVMALKSGHMGHLVIPPTAVQGSILFLNKVQSEDGAKYGYDTKPTKSHEGCTAMGLLCRMYTGWDKDHPGIIGGVKELTRMGVKKDDIYYDYYAAQVLRHYGGLEWDKFNVELRDWLVNAQSQAPGAKGSWHFPNSHSHRGPREGGRLASTAFATMILEVYYRHMPLYADTAAEDDFPL